CCGCGCGCCGGCTCGTGCGCGACCCGTACGCCTTGAGCCCCGACCGGGCGGCCGAACCCGACCTGGGTCCGCAGCGCGACGCCTTCCGCCCCCACCGGCGCGCGGCGACGGGGGACTGGGTCGCGCCCTTCGTCATGGCCTCCTACAACACCCGCGTGGTGCGGCGCAGCAACGCGCTGCTCGGCCACGCCTACGGACCGAGGCTGCGGTACGCGGAGGTCATGGCGTTCTCCGGGCGCACCGCGGCCCTCACGGCCGGCGCCGTCACGGGGGTCCTGGCCGGGCTCACCGGGCTGCTGGCCGTCGGACCCGTCCGGCCGCTCCTCGACCGCCTGCTGCCGGCCCCGGGGACGGGCCCGAGCGAACGCACCCGCCGCACCGGTCACTTCCGGCTGCGGGTGGACGCGCGCACGGAGTCCGGCCGCCGCGCGACCGTCACCGTCGCCGCCCAGGGCGACCCGGGCTACGCCGCGACGGCCGTCATGCTCGGGCAGAGCGCCCTGGCCCTCGCCGTCGACGGCGACCGCCTGCCCGCCCGTGCGGGCGTCCTGACCCCGGCCACCGGCATCGGGACCGTCCTCGCGGACCGGTTGCGCGACAGGGGTTTCACCCTCGACGTCGAGGACCCCGGAGTCCGCTGACGGTTCCGCCCACCGCTCGTCCCGGGACTCAGCGGTGGGCGGCGACGCGGCACTGGTTCACGTCTCGGTGGTCACCGTCGGCGCGGACTCCTGACGCGGCTGCGGAACCCCGCCGAGGTGCAGGTCGGCGCGGGCGGTGAGCCCGTCGTCGACCTGCACGCTGCCGGTCGCCGGCGCCCAGCTCGAGGCGGTGAGCGTGTAGTCGCCGCCGGCCACGTCGTCGAAGGCGTACCGGCCGTCGGGTCCGGTCGTCGTGGTCGCGACGACCTCGCCGTCGGCGTCGGTGAGGGTGACGACGGCCCCGGTGTGCACGCCCGTGCCGGCGGTGACGGTGCCGTCGACGCGGCCGCCGACCTCGAGGACGAGGTCGAGCGCCTGGGCCTCGTCGTCGCCGACCTGCACCGCGCGGGCCGCGGGGCGCCTGCCGTCGGCGCGGGTCGTCACGACGTAGGACCCGCCCGTGAGCCCCTCGAGGGCGTAGTTCCCGGCGGCGTCCGTTCCGGCGGAGGCGACCACCCGGCCCGTGGCGTCCGTGAGCGTCACCACGGCCGCCGCGACCGGTGAACCCTGGCGCAGCACGCGCCCGGCCACGGTGGACCGCCCGGCGAGGACGACGTCGGCGCGGACCGGTCCGGAGCCGATGGCCACCAGGACGGCCTGCGGGGTCAGGTGCCCGGCGGCTGCGATGAGCAGGTAGGTGCCGCCGGTGGGCACGGCCAGAGCGAAGGTCCCGTCGTCGGCGGACGTGCCGCGGGCCACCTGCCGTCCCGCCGGGTCGGTGATCGTGACCACGGCGCCGGCCAGCGGTCGGGTCCCGTCGGTCAGCACGGTGCCGACGACGGACCGCCCGACGGCGGGTGCGGCTGCGGGTGCGGGTGCTCCGGCCGCGGCCGCGGGGCTCTCGGCGGCGGCTCGCGGGATGAGTGCGGCGATCACGGCGGCGACCGCGGCGGCTCCCGCGGCGACGAGGAGGATGGTCCGGAAACCGTTCTCGGCGGGGATGGCGACGCCGCCGACCACGGTGGCCGAGGAGGCGAGGACGGCGCCGGAGACGGCGCTGGCCACCGAGGACCCGACGGAGCGGACGAGGGTGTTGAAGCTGTTGGCGGACGCGGTCTCGCGCACCGGGACGGCGGACATGATGAGCGCCGGCATCGAGCCGTAGGCGAAACCCACACCGGCGCCGATGATCCCGGTGACGATCGACAACTGCCAGACCTCGTGGGTGAGGAAGACGCCGGTGCCGTAGCCGACGGCGACGACGAGCGCGGCGACGACGAGGCTGACCTTGGGGCCGTACCGGCGGGTCACCTTCGCCGAGACGGGCGCGGTCACCATCATGACCAGGCCCCCGGGGACCATCGCGAGCCCGGCGACGAGCATGGACTCACCGAGGCCGTACCCGGTCTGCCGGGGGAGCTGGATGAGCTGGGGGATGACGAGGGACATCGCGAACATCGCGAACCCGAGGGCCACCGAGGCGAGGTTCGTCAGCAGCACCTGCGGCCGGGCCGTCGTGCGCAGGTCGACCAGCGGGGCGCGGTGGCGCAGTTCCCAGCTGCCCCAGAGCACCGCGAGGACGACGCCGCCGACGAGGCAGCCGAGCGTCTCGACGCTGGTCCAGCCCCAGTCCTTCCCCTTCGAGACGCCCAGCAGCAGCGCGACGAGGGTGGCCGACAAGCCCACGGCACCGAGGGCGTCGAAGCGTCCGCCGCGGGCGGTGCGGACCGAGGGGATGAGCGCGAGGACGAGCAGCAGCACGACGGCGCCGAGACCGGCGGACACCCAGAACAGCCAGTGCCAGTCGAGGTGGTCGGCGATGAGCGCGGCCGCCGGCAGGCCCAGGGCGCCGCCGACGCCCAGCGAGGCGCTCATGAGCGCGGTGGCCGGGCCGAGCTTCTCGGCGGGCAGGACGTCCCGCATCAGGCTGATCCCGAGGGGGATGACGCCCGCGGCGCACCCCTGCAGCGCCCGGCCGACGACCATCGGGGCGAGGCTGTCCGACAGCGCGCAGACGACCGAACCGACGACCATGGCGGCGAGGCTGGCCAGCAGCAGCGGACGCTTGCCGACCATGTCGCCGAGCCGTCCGGCGATGGGGGTGGCGACGGCCCCGGCGAGCAGCGTGGCGGTGACGGCCCAGGCCGCGTTCGACGTCGTGGTCCCCAGCAGGGTCGGGAGCTGGGAGACGATCGGGATCACGAGCGTCTGCATGAGGGCGACGGAGATCCCGCCGAGGGCGAGGACCGCGACGACGACGCCGACGGGACGTTCGGGGCGCTCGGGTGCGCTCACGGGCAGGGGAGTGGACATCGAGGTCCTTCGGGGCGGGAGAGTTAAGACAACTGCTTGACTCAGTGGACCACGGGGACAATGGTCGTTGCAAGGGGCAACCAAGGAGGGGTGATGGTCACGGCGCAGGTGCGCAACGCAGCGCGGAGCG
The sequence above is a segment of the Kineococcus endophyticus genome. Coding sequences within it:
- a CDS encoding saccharopine dehydrogenase family protein, giving the protein MAGDADRDLDVVLFGASGFVGRLTAEHLAAHAPAGTRIALAGRSPERLAAVARDLGPRAADWPLVVADASDEASLRRLAESTHVVVSTVGPYLRHGLPLVQACARAGTHYADLTGEVLFVRRSIDAADEAARASGARIVHSCGFDSVPSDLAVLLAHEWAQAHDAGPLASATLDVLSARGGFSGGTVDSLRLQLDTARRDEAARRLVRDPYALSPDRAAEPDLGPQRDAFRPHRRAATGDWVAPFVMASYNTRVVRRSNALLGHAYGPRLRYAEVMAFSGRTAALTAGAVTGVLAGLTGLLAVGPVRPLLDRLLPAPGTGPSERTRRTGHFRLRVDARTESGRRATVTVAAQGDPGYAATAVMLGQSALALAVDGDRLPARAGVLTPATGIGTVLADRLRDRGFTLDVEDPGVR
- a CDS encoding MFS transporter, producing the protein MSAPERPERPVGVVVAVLALGGISVALMQTLVIPIVSQLPTLLGTTTSNAAWAVTATLLAGAVATPIAGRLGDMVGKRPLLLASLAAMVVGSVVCALSDSLAPMVVGRALQGCAAGVIPLGISLMRDVLPAEKLGPATALMSASLGVGGALGLPAAALIADHLDWHWLFWVSAGLGAVVLLLVLALIPSVRTARGGRFDALGAVGLSATLVALLLGVSKGKDWGWTSVETLGCLVGGVVLAVLWGSWELRHRAPLVDLRTTARPQVLLTNLASVALGFAMFAMSLVIPQLIQLPRQTGYGLGESMLVAGLAMVPGGLVMMVTAPVSAKVTRRYGPKVSLVVAALVVAVGYGTGVFLTHEVWQLSIVTGIIGAGVGFAYGSMPALIMSAVPVRETASANSFNTLVRSVGSSVASAVSGAVLASSATVVGGVAIPAENGFRTILLVAAGAAAVAAVIAALIPRAAAESPAAAAGAPAPAAAPAVGRSVVGTVLTDGTRPLAGAVVTITDPAGRQVARGTSADDGTFALAVPTGGTYLLIAAAGHLTPQAVLVAIGSGPVRADVVLAGRSTVAGRVLRQGSPVAAAVVTLTDATGRVVASAGTDAAGNYALEGLTGGSYVVTTRADGRRPAARAVQVGDDEAQALDLVLEVGGRVDGTVTAGTGVHTGAVVTLTDADGEVVATTTTGPDGRYAFDDVAGGDYTLTASSWAPATGSVQVDDGLTARADLHLGGVPQPRQESAPTVTTET